ATAGCCGCCAGGAGAGACGGAGTGGGAGTAACCGGCCTTGCCTACAACGCGAAGATCATGCCGATCAGGATCTTTGAACCCTACTATGTGGGAGACTTCTACGTAGCGGCCGGTGTTGTCTGGGCGGTGGACAACGGAGCAGATGTGCTCTCTAACAGCTGGGGCGGATGGGGGTACTCGTACATTCTCCATGAGGCTTTCGATTATGCTCTTCAGAACAATGTGGTGGTCGTGGTCTCCGCGGGTAACGAAAAGACAGATCAACATTTCACCTATCCGGCGGGGCTTCCCGGTGTAATAGCAGTTGGGGCAACCACCGTTAACGATGAAACCATCAGCTGGTCGAGCAAAGGGGATTATCTGTCCGTCGGTGCTCCCGGTGTACGCATTCTCTCGACGATACCGGTTGCCATGGCGGAAGATGAGGGAGTGTACGGGCTTCCGTACGCTTACTGGGACGGTACTTCCATGGCGTGTCCCTACGTCTCCGCTCTGGTGGCTTTGATAAAGGAAAAATACCCGCAGGCTACACCGTATCAGATCAGAAAGATGATCGAAGAAACGGCAGACGATATAGACGAGCCAGGATACGATACATCTTCTGGTTATGGAAGGATAGATCCACTCGCAGCACTCAACATGAATCCTTCTGAGGCTGGTGAAGGCGGTTCTCTCTCTGTGGTTGTAACGGACAGAGCAGGAAATCCTCTCCCGGCAGTTTTTGTGACCATAAAAAATAAGGAGACAGGAAAGGTGTATTACGGTAAGACGGATATAGGACTCTACGATGGAGAGGTCGACGCAGATTTCCTTGGAATAGAGCCCGGTGAGTACGATGTTATCATCGGAGGGCCCGATCCCACGGATCTGTACTCTCCGTTCTTTGGTTTCCAGATCAACACCAGGATCGAGGAGGAGCTACAGAGGACTACAACTGTTACCGTTTCTAGCTCCTCTTCTCTGGTGGTGAGTTTCCAGTCGAGCTTCAGTGCCGTTGTAAATCCGGGTGAACCTCTGCCGGATGGAGCACAGATATCGCTTTACTTACTGGATTCTTCCTTCTCAATAATCGACCAGGCTGTGGGAACAGAAAACCTGCAGGTAGAAATTCCAGCAGATGCTACTCCTGATTATTACTGGCTTTACTACGTTTACTCGGGCGATCTTCCTCAGCTTGATACACTCTATCAGGAGGACTTCGAGAGCGGTCAGATTCCATCTGACTGGACTCCGGGTGGAGATGTACCGCCGTTTGTTCAATCGACGGAAGCGCACAGTGGTAACTACGCACTCCAGTTTGGAGATGTGGATGACAACCAGGAAAGCTGGGTTGAATTCACCCTTCAAAATGCTTCAACTGCTGTGCTTTCTTTCATGGTGAAAGTTAGCAGTGAGGCGGGCTGGGATTTCTTCAAACTCTATGTGGATGGAGAGGAGTACTACAGGATCTCAGGCGAGGTCGATTGGACTCAGGTATCGGTGGGGCTTCAGCCAGGAGAACATACCATTCGCTTTGCCTACGAAAAGGACGCTTCTTACTCGTCCGGAATGGACACCGCCTGGATCGATGACATCGTGGTCACGGAGGGAATCATATTGAACGGAGAGGTGAACATCAACGGAAACGTGGTGCCAGTTTATGGAATGATCTCACCCAATACAACTTATGGTTTCATCGATGAACGCTACGGCGGAGCAACACCTTGGTGTATCTTCTGATGGGCTTGGAAAATATTGTTCAAAGAAGGAGGGGTTATCCCCTCCTTTGTTCAGGTTATAATACAGGTTATAATACAAGATGTGCAAGCATTGGATCATGGGAGGTAAGAAGGGTATGGAGCAGGAACTGGAAAAAGAACTCACTCTCGAGGACATTCTGCGCATTTTCAGAAAGAGATTTTGGTGGTTTTTTCTCGTTCTTGTGGTGACGGTTGTATTAACCGTCGTTTATCTTTTCCTCGCAACCCCTATTTACGAGGCCAGTGTTACGTTGAAAGTTGAGCCAGAGTCCCAGGGATCGATCGTTGATCTGTTTACGAACCAGTTCATGTCCACAAGGCCGGACATCTCAACCGAAATCGAACTCATAAAGAGCAGGACGAACATTGAAAAAGTGATAGAGAACCTGAACCTAGTGGATTACTTCAGGAAGAAGAACCCGAAGGATGAAATAGATTTCTACACCGTGGTCAGGATCGTCTCGGAGATGATAGAGGTCTCTCCTGTGAAGGACACGAATATTGTAAAAATCTCCGTTCAGAGTGATGATCCGGAATTGGCGAAAAACATAGCGAACGAACTTGCAGTGGTTTACAACAATCTCCTGAAGAGCTTCTCCAAGAACGTATACACTGTGAGAAGAGAATTCATTGAAAAACAAATTCCCATCGTTGAAAAGGGGCTGAAGGAACTAGAAGATCGACTCCGGAGTTTCAAAGAGAAGAATCAGATCTATGTGCTTGATGTTGAAGCAGAAAACCTTCTCAACATGATTTACACGTACGACTCCCAGATAAACCAGTACAAACTTCAGATGGATGAAGCACAGGCACGAATAGCGGCATTGAACGA
This is a stretch of genomic DNA from Thermotoga sp.. It encodes these proteins:
- a CDS encoding S8 family serine peptidase, with the translated sequence MKKALFFLSLIALVVLSGCLGPISLNTGNNSQVMGSSEETLPNDNVAFLDNVKYFEHQLVILYEDRTSAEDLVNMIKGRIVDEIPQLKAILVEIPVSVREALSGIRELLRDQKISGIRAIEPNYIRELEPVIKEEMTRDILIEENLEPYQWALETLHATEVWGMATGDGVIVAVFDTGVDGTHPDLQGQLVDGYDPYYGISLPADEDSDTYGHGTHVAGIIAARRDGVGVTGLAYNAKIMPIRIFEPYYVGDFYVAAGVVWAVDNGADVLSNSWGGWGYSYILHEAFDYALQNNVVVVVSAGNEKTDQHFTYPAGLPGVIAVGATTVNDETISWSSKGDYLSVGAPGVRILSTIPVAMAEDEGVYGLPYAYWDGTSMACPYVSALVALIKEKYPQATPYQIRKMIEETADDIDEPGYDTSSGYGRIDPLAALNMNPSEAGEGGSLSVVVTDRAGNPLPAVFVTIKNKETGKVYYGKTDIGLYDGEVDADFLGIEPGEYDVIIGGPDPTDLYSPFFGFQINTRIEEELQRTTTVTVSSSSSLVVSFQSSFSAVVNPGEPLPDGAQISLYLLDSSFSIIDQAVGTENLQVEIPADATPDYYWLYYVYSGDLPQLDTLYQEDFESGQIPSDWTPGGDVPPFVQSTEAHSGNYALQFGDVDDNQESWVEFTLQNASTAVLSFMVKVSSEAGWDFFKLYVDGEEYYRISGEVDWTQVSVGLQPGEHTIRFAYEKDASYSSGMDTAWIDDIVVTEGIILNGEVNINGNVVPVYGMISPNTTYGFIDERYGGATPWCIF